A genomic region of Miscanthus floridulus cultivar M001 chromosome 3, ASM1932011v1, whole genome shotgun sequence contains the following coding sequences:
- the LOC136544653 gene encoding uncharacterized protein — MHTEEGDGMDSSNNSENNDTTIPDAVNEWDWTDLGVVRVCKCEHGRYAILKKAWGGKHTGHRFSGCPIQEEMDQCQFVEWLDEPWPDHIEESLKEVWKQLKQAKHVESRAAEAL; from the exons ATGCACACTGAAGAAGGCGATGGCATGGACTCCTCCAACAACAGC GAGAACAACGACACTACAATCCCTGATGCTGTCAACGAGTGGGATTGGACTGACTTGGGTGTTGTGAGAGTTTGCAAGTGCGAACATGGGCGGTATGCGATCCTGAAGAAGGCATGGGGTGGGAAGCACACTGGTCACCGCTTCTCGGGTTGCCCCATTCAG GAAGAAATGGATCAGTGTCAGTTTGTGGAGTGGCTTGATGAACCATGGCCTGATCATATCGAGGAGAGCTTGAAGGAGGTTTGGAAACAGCTGAAGCAAGCCAAGCATGTAGAGTCAAGGGCAGCAGAAGCTCTATAA